AACATGCGTCCTTTGCCTCCGGCTGCATTTGATGCGCTGTGCAGCCCACAACCTTATGCCAATATGCGCAGAGCAGAGGTCGAGCTGTTGGTGCGAGAACATAGCGCACTCGTGCGCCGTCTGGCTTGGCAAGTGCACTCGCGCATGGCATCGTCAACTGAACTCGAAGACCTGATACAAACAGGGCTTGTCGCCTTGATAGAGGCTGCACGCACCTATGTCGATCAGGGGCACGCCTTTGCGACCTATGCTTCGGTGCGAGTGCGTGGGGCGATGATTGACCAGTTGCGCCGTAATTCCGCGATGAGCAGGCGTGCGATGGCCGACCGGCGAAAGCTGATGCAAACGCGATCTGAATTAGAGCAACGCCATCTCCGGCCGCCTACCGTGGCCGAAATGGCCGCAGCCTTGCACGTGCCACTCGAAGCCTATCAGGCGATGGTCGATGCTGCGGAGCCGGTGCAGTCAGAATCGATTGACGAAATCTATTCGGACTATGACGGCTGCTTTGCCGATCCATCGGCATCCGCAGACCAGCTTGTCGAAGCCGAGGATATGCGTGAGCATGTCACGGTGTTGATCGCAGAACTTCCCGAACGTGAAGCGATGATCCTTCAGCTCTTTTTCGTTGAAGACCTGAATCTCCATGAAATCGGTGCGGTTCTGGGAATCGGTGCGGCGCGTGTTTGCCAGATAAAGAAGTCGGCGTTGACCAAACTACGCAATCGTTTCGGCGAATTGGATGCTGTTTGAAACCATTTTCGCGTCGACCGAATGGGTCCTGTGCAACTGTCTCATCCTGTAACGCTGATAACGGCATGTTAACCATCTCGGAGCATAAGGCATCGGGAAGCAACGGGTGCGATCCTAACAAATAGGACCGAAGAA
The nucleotide sequence above comes from Sphingorhabdus pulchriflava. Encoded proteins:
- a CDS encoding sigma-70 family RNA polymerase sigma factor, translated to MRPLPPAAFDALCSPQPYANMRRAEVELLVREHSALVRRLAWQVHSRMASSTELEDLIQTGLVALIEAARTYVDQGHAFATYASVRVRGAMIDQLRRNSAMSRRAMADRRKLMQTRSELEQRHLRPPTVAEMAAALHVPLEAYQAMVDAAEPVQSESIDEIYSDYDGCFADPSASADQLVEAEDMREHVTVLIAELPEREAMILQLFFVEDLNLHEIGAVLGIGAARVCQIKKSALTKLRNRFGELDAV